In Synechocystis sp. PCC 6714, the following are encoded in one genomic region:
- the mnmA gene encoding tRNA 2-thiouridine(34) synthase MnmA, which produces MTQKVVVGLSGGVDSSVAAALLHRQGYAVVGVTLWLMKGKGQCCSEGLVDAASICEQLGVPHEIVDTRDLFQNHIIDYLVQGYGEGVTPLPCSQCNKAVKFGPMLQYAQQSLGIDKIATGHYARICLNQESQRYELLRAVDRQKDQSYFLYDLSQEILAATLFPLGEQTKTVTRQLAAEFDLSTAEKKDSQDLCLIEAHGSMRDFLDKYIAPKAGEIVDLSGAVLGHHEGIHHYTIGQRKGLGIAAAEPLYVVKLDPVMNRVIVGDRQSAGSGECYVQRLNWVSIPEPTAPIRCEVQVRYRSAPVTVNAIPWDDQQVKLVFDQPQFGITPGQAAVLYDGDRVLGGGIICPQKSEKAGV; this is translated from the coding sequence ATGACGCAGAAAGTAGTGGTGGGACTATCCGGTGGGGTAGATAGTTCGGTGGCGGCGGCCCTGTTGCACCGTCAGGGTTATGCCGTGGTAGGGGTGACCCTCTGGTTAATGAAGGGTAAGGGTCAATGCTGTTCGGAAGGGCTAGTGGATGCGGCTTCCATTTGTGAGCAGTTGGGGGTACCCCACGAAATTGTGGACACCAGGGATTTATTTCAAAATCACATTATTGATTATCTGGTGCAAGGCTACGGCGAGGGAGTGACCCCATTACCCTGTTCCCAATGCAATAAGGCGGTTAAATTTGGCCCCATGCTGCAATATGCTCAGCAGTCCCTCGGCATCGATAAAATTGCCACGGGGCACTATGCCCGCATTTGCTTAAACCAAGAAAGTCAACGCTATGAGTTGTTAAGGGCGGTCGATCGCCAGAAGGATCAATCCTACTTTCTCTATGACCTGTCCCAGGAAATTTTAGCGGCCACCCTCTTCCCCCTGGGGGAGCAAACGAAGACTGTGACCAGACAGTTGGCGGCGGAATTTGACCTCAGCACGGCGGAAAAAAAAGATAGCCAGGATTTATGCCTGATTGAGGCCCATGGCTCCATGCGGGACTTTTTGGACAAATACATTGCCCCCAAAGCGGGGGAAATTGTTGACCTGTCCGGAGCGGTGTTGGGACACCATGAGGGCATTCATCACTACACCATTGGCCAACGGAAGGGACTGGGCATTGCGGCCGCGGAACCGTTATACGTGGTTAAGCTCGATCCGGTGATGAATCGGGTCATTGTCGGCGATCGCCAGAGTGCGGGCAGTGGAGAATGCTACGTACAAAGGCTCAATTGGGTTTCCATTCCAGAGCCGACAGCACCCATTCGTTGTGAAGTGCAGGTGCGTTACCGTTCTGCTCCGGTGACGGTCAATGCTATTCCCTGGGATGATCAACAGGTGAAACTGGTATTTGATCAACCCCAATTTGGCAT